The Oleiphilus messinensis DNA segment TGTATTAACTTTGGAAAAGTGTTAAACAAGCTCCCTGCATCATATTATCAAAGGCCCGACTCTGTAGACGCAAAGTATGCTGACAGTAGCGACCTTAACGTGATTTAATTGCGAGAGAAGGTGAATTTTTAATGCCATCAGTTAAAGTAAAAGAAAACGAACCATTCGACGTAGCATTGCGTCGCTTCAAACGCTCCTGCGAAAAAGCAGGTGTTCTTTCTGAAGTTCGTCGTCGTGAATTCTACGAGAAGCCAACTTCAGTTCGTAAGCGTAAAGCTGCAGCAGCAGTTAAGCGTCACGCCAAGAAATTGCAGCGCGAGCA contains these protein-coding regions:
- the rpsU gene encoding 30S ribosomal protein S21 — encoded protein: MPSVKVKENEPFDVALRRFKRSCEKAGVLSEVRRREFYEKPTSVRKRKAAAAVKRHAKKLQREQRRFERLY